The following nucleotide sequence is from Gammaproteobacteria bacterium.
TGCGGCTGCCCGAGGTGATGGAGCGCACCGGCTTGTCGCGGAGCACGATCTACGTGCGGATGGCCGCAGGGTGCTTCCCCCGACCGGTCGCCCTGGGCGGGCGAGCGGTGGGCTGGATCGAGGCCGAGGTGGACGAGTGGGTCCGCAACCGCATTGCCGAGAGCCGGTTCGAGGACGCCCGGGCCGATGGGCGCGTCGAGGCCGCGCCGGGCGGCTGAGGCCCGCCCGGTTCGATTATGCGGCGCGCTTCGCGGCGGCCGGAGAACAGCTTGTCGGGCGCGTCTTTGGTCGGTCAGCCAGCCGACTCCGTGTTGAACACGGAGGGCTGGCAAGGGGGCTTTCCGGCCCCCTTAGACCCCCAAACTGTCGCGCCGCTGCACGAGCAGCGGACGCGCGGGGACGACGCCCCCGAACCCCGTCGCCGGTGCGCTCATGGCTGAGGGGCATCGCACCGTGTTGGTCGCCGCCCGCGTCACGCCTGCGGAGCACGCCGCCTGGCGGGAGAAGGCCGCGGCGGCGGGCGTCTCTCCCTCCGTCCTGCTTCGCGAGGCGATGGCGCGGACGCATACGTGGACCGCGGCGGCGCGGTCCGTCGAGCGCGAGCGCACGCGCCAGATCGCGCGCATCGGTAACAACCTGAACCAGCTTGTCCGCTGGGCGAGCATGCGTAAGCCAAGTTGTATCTGTTGTGATCAATGGACTTACGACATTGGTGGGGTGGATTCTCGCCAATCGGTTCCCGCCGAATTGGATCAGGCCCGAACTCTCCGGTTCGCGAGCGCCTGCCTGAGCTGTCCCTCGTCCGCTCGCTGGTAGCACTGGAGAACCGTCTTGGCGTTCTTCCAACCGCCGAGGTCGCAGAGCACCTTGAGCGGTACGTTCATGAGGTCGGAGGCGAACTTCCGCCTGAGCGAGTGCCAGCCGCGACCGCGCTTCGGTTCCAGCGCCGCGAGTTCCTGGGCCTTCGTCCACCAGAAGCCCACCGGCGACCGGCCCACGCACCGCGAGACATCCGGCAGCGCGGGAAACACCGGCCCGTCATCCGTCCCGGTGCTCATCGCGCGCGCCTCCTCCAAAGCGGCCAACGCCTTATCGGTCACCGGCGTGGTGTGCTCGTATCCCGTCTTCTCGTGCTTCGCGCGCCACCGAACCGCTTGGCCCTCGAAATCGACATCCGACCACCTGAGTTTGCGGATGGCTCCGATGCGGTGCCCCGTTTCGTGTGCGAGCACGAGCGCCACATGGAACCGCCAGTCCACCTGCCTAGACACCTTCAACAGGGCCTGATACTCCTCCTCGGTGAGGACGATCCGGGTGGGGTTCTTCTCCTTGGGCTTCTTGAGACCCTTCAGCGGATTCCGGTCGAGCAGCGGACGGCCCCTCTCGTCCTTCGACCTCGTGGCCCAGTTGAGAACCGCCATCAGGAACGTCAGGTCCCACTCGATGGTCCGGTTGGACACGGGCCTGCCCGAGATGCCGACCCTGCCAGCGCGCCGCGCCGCGATAAACCGGTCCCAGTCCCGTTGCGAAAGCGTCGCCGGGTCACGGTCCCTGCCGAAGAACCGGAGGAACATCCCCGTCGCGGTTCTGTCGCGCGCCCGTGTATGCTGGGCCTTGGATGGCGTCACCTCTTCGCCGTAGATGTCAAAAAGCGTCCCCAGCGTGAGCGGCTCGGGCTTGGCTTCCGCCTTGCCGTTCAGGTCCGGGCCTGCGAACCCTGCGGCGAATTCGTCCGCCTGCCGTTTCGCGCGCCGCCAGTCGCGGTGTCCCAGCGACCGACTTCGCCTGCGCCCGTTCTCGCGCCACTCAATCTGGAAGTTGCCGGTCTTCGGATCCGGGAAGATCCGGACTCGGTTGCGGCCCCATTCGCCAGCGCCGTACGAGCGCCGACTTCGTTTCGTGCGTGCCATCGTTCGATTCCTCCTCGATTCGATGGACCGCACGATCTGCGCGAAGGAAGTATCGCGCAGGGCAGTTGCGTCGTC
It contains:
- a CDS encoding site-specific integrase, coding for MARTKRSRRSYGAGEWGRNRVRIFPDPKTGNFQIEWRENGRRRSRSLGHRDWRRAKRQADEFAAGFAGPDLNGKAEAKPEPLTLGTLFDIYGEEVTPSKAQHTRARDRTATGMFLRFFGRDRDPATLSQRDWDRFIAARRAGRVGISGRPVSNRTIEWDLTFLMAVLNWATRSKDERGRPLLDRNPLKGLKKPKEKNPTRIVLTEEEYQALLKVSRQVDWRFHVALVLAHETGHRIGAIRKLRWSDVDFEGQAVRWRAKHEKTGYEHTTPVTDKALAALEEARAMSTGTDDGPVFPALPDVSRCVGRSPVGFWWTKAQELAALEPKRGRGWHSLRRKFASDLMNVPLKVLCDLGGWKNAKTVLQCYQRADEGQLRQALANRRVRA
- a CDS encoding AlpA family transcriptional regulator, producing MEQRTNPPTRFLRLPEVMERTGLSRSTIYVRMAAGCFPRPVALGGRAVGWIEAEVDEWVRNRIAESRFEDARADGRVEAAPGG